The genomic window CAACGGGCACATCTCGCGATCTGCGCCATCTCGACCGATCCGGTCGATGTCGAGGCGCGGCTTCAACGGGTGGAAAAAACAATCGGTTTCAACTGGAGCGGAAACGTTCTGAGCTGGAACGTCGACGTCATCCAGGGTTGAACGGACTGAATATGGCTCATAACAAAAACTTCGATCGGAACGCGCGTCTCGAGGGCGAGATCAGGTCGGTTCTCTCGGACCTGCTGCTCTCGGAGGTCAACGATCCGCGCCTGAAGGACGTCACGGTGTCCTCGATTCGACTCTCCGCCGACCGCTCGAAAGCGAGAGTTTTTTATTCGGTGATCGGTGATCCCGAGCGTGAACGTGAAGCCGGTGACGGCTTCGCTGCGGCTACGTCGTTCATGCGCAAGCAGCTCGGCCGGCGGATGCGGCTGCGAGTGGTTCCGAGCCTCGAGTTCCTTCGCGATACCTCGTACGAGTACGGTGACCGTATGGAGCGACTCTTCGACAGGCTCTCCGACGAGGGTCTCATCCCGGGCGATGATGGAGACGAGGGCCATGAGGAGGACACGCCATGAGCAACGTCAGTTCCGATCCGCACGATGCCGCAATCATGCTCAAGGAGGCTTATCGGGCCCTGATTACCTGTCATCGCAATCCGGACGGAGACGCGATCGGCTCGGAGCTGGCAATCGCAGAGCTTGGCGGAAGGATCGGTGTCGACTCGGTGATCGTCAATCGGGACGAGACACCGACGAATCTCTGCATGCTTCCCGGAGCTGATCACATCCGAATCGCAGACGACTTGCCCGAGGACTTCCCCGAGAAGTACGACCTGGTCATTGCGGTCGAGTGTCCGGACCTCGAACGCTCCGGTTTCGCCGGACTCACCAGGCTTCCCATTCTCAACATCGATCATCATCCCGGAAACCAGGCGTTTGGCGTCGTGAACTACCTCGATGAGGAGGCGCCGGCCGTCGGAGAAATGGTGTGGAAGCTCTACGGTGAGGTTGGTGTAATGCCATCACCCGATGCGGCCACGAATCTGTTCGCGGCTCTCGCAACGGACACTGGTGACTTCCGGTACTCGAATGCCACCGGACGTGCTTTCCGCGTGGCCGCCGAGATGGTCGATGCCGGAGCCGATCCGCCGCGCGTCGCAAACTGGGTGCACAACAACCGAAGCCTCGCATCGGTGATGCTCCTCGGTGAGGCGCTGCGCACCCTTCGCATCCAGTGCGATGGGAAGCTCGCCCTGATCACCGCCGACCAGGAGGCCTTCCAGAAATCGAACGCGGGCCCCGAGGATACCGAGGAAATCATCAACATTCCGAGGTCTATCGCCGGGGTCGAGGCGGTTGCCTTCTTCAAGCAGTGGGAAGCGGGTGTCGTCCGCGTCAGCCTGCGGTCACGCGGCGACGTCGACGTGAGACGCGTGGCGACCGCATTTGGTGGCGGAGGCCACGTCAATGCTGCGGGCTGCACGGTTAAAGGAGAGCTCGCCGAAGTCGAAGCTCAGGTCGCGTCGGCGATCGCCGCCGCTCTCGGGTGCACAGGATGAGCAGGCGACGCCCGGCTCGTTTCCACGGTCTGCTGCCGGTGTTCAAAAAGGCCGGCCCGACCTCACACGACGTCGTCGACATGGCGCGCAAGGCTCTCCATGAGCGTCGTATCGGTCACACCGGCACTCTCGACCCGATGGCGGAGGGATTGCTTCTGCTGTGCGTCGGGCAGGCAACGCGATTGCAGCAGTTTCTCCTGTTGTGGGACAAGACCTATAAGGGTGAAATCAAGCTCGGTCACGCCACTACCACATACGACAACGAAGGCGAGGTGATCGAGCCCGCCTGTACGCCCCCACCGCTGGACCAGGGGTCCCTCGACCGCATAACGGAGCGTTTTCACGGTGAAATCCAGCAGGTTCCGCCGCCCTATTCGGCAAAAAAGATCGCCGGGAAGAAGCTCTACGAACTGGCGAGAAACGGGGAAACGGTAACCCCCGAACCGAAGACGGTAGTAGTGCACGAATTCCAACTCTCTCCCGCCGGGGATGATCTCCTGTCGTTGCTGGTCAGGACCTCATCGGGATTTTATGTAAGGTCGTTGGCTCACGACATCGGAACTGCGCTCGGCTGTGGTGGCCATCTCCACCACCTGCATCGATCGGCGATCGGACCCTATTCAACAGATCGCGCCCTCTCCCAGGAAACGCTCCTGAATGCCGAAAGCGCCGAGGAAATCGTCAACGGAGACGCGTGGATTCCGCTCGAGAAGGTCGAGTTGCCGTTTCCGGAGATCGAGCTCAACCCCGCAGCCGTGCAGCGATTCACTCATGGCCAGGAGGTGGTGGTCCTGAATGCCGGCCCCAGCGACCTGGAAAAAGACTCTAAAGTCATCGTGCGAGACGCGGAAAACCACTTGCTCGGCATCGCCTCCGTGAGGTCGGTTCTGGCCCGCGGCCGAACCCTCAATATCGCGCCATCGATGGTTCTGGGCACTTCATCCGAGACCACAGCTAGACCCGGATCGAAGTCCTGAGATTTGCCATAAAGCCCGTATCCTGTTAACGTACCGTTGCCTCCTGCGCCACCGGAGGAATGTGGAGAAGAAAAAGTAATGAGCCATTTTGACGCCCAGAAGACATCAATCATCGACGAGTTTCGTACCCACCCGACGGACACCGGTTCGCCCGAGGTGCAGGTTGCGCTGCTGACGCGCCGAATCCAATACCTGACAGAGCATTTCAAGGTCTACAAGAAGGATTTCCATTCTCGCCGAGGACTGCTCCGCCTGGTCGGCCGTCGCCGCCGCCTTCTCGAGTATTTGAAGGCAAAAGACATCACCCGTTATCGCCAACTCGTCGAAAAACTCGGACTCCGAGGCTAACAGAACAGAAATAGGCCGAGGCCAAGAACATAGAAATCACCTCAGGAAGATGCGTATCGGGCCTTCTTACTGCTGCAGAGGCGGCAGAATAGAGGGTCCGGCGACGCGCGCCTGAAGAATGGAAGTAGAATGAACGTCGTCAAAAAGACCGTCGAGATCGACGGCAAGACCCTCAGTTTCGAAAGTGGAATCATCGCCAAGCAGGCTGATGGATCCACCGTCGTCCGTATGGGCGATACCATAGTCCTGGTCACCGCCTGCTCGGAAGAGAGCCAAAGGCAGGGTGTAGACTTTCTCCCCCTGACCGTAGATTACCGCGAAAACACCTACGCCAGCGGGCGAATACCCGGCGGCTTCTTCAAGCGAGAAGGACGGCCGACCGAGCGTGAGATCCTCACCTGCAGGGTCATCGACCGCGGTCTACGGCCGCTTTTCCCGGATGGGTATTACCGAGAAACTCAGGTCATCGCCTGGGTGTTGTCCGCGGACGACAAGTTCAACTCGGACATCTACGGCATTTCCGGTGCGTCGCTTGCCCTGCTCATGGCAAAGAAGATCCCTTTCACCGAGGCCATCGCGGGAGTCCGGATTGGACGTGTCGACGGCCAGATGGTGGTTTTCCCGACCTTCGACGAGCTGGCCAGGAGCGAACTCGACCTGGTGGTTGCCGGCACCGAGGACGCGCTGGCGATGGTCGAGTGCGGGGCGACCGAGCTCTCCGAGTCGGTGATCCTCGACGCCCTCGACCTCGCCCACCAGGAGATCAAGAAAATCATCGCCCTGCAGCACGAATTCGTGGCCGAGCTCGGCGTCGTGAAAGACGATTTCGTGCCCGAGCCCAGGCCGTGGCCCGCTGAGTTCGAGGAAGAGATCAAGGGGCGGTGGACCGACGAGCTTCGTGAAGCACTCAAGGTTCGTGGAAAGTTCGAACAGAAGGATGCGGTCAATGCGGTCCGCGACAAAGCGATCGCCGAGCTTCCCGAGGACGAGGCCGACGAGAAGACGCCCTGGGTCAAGAACATCTTCGGATCGATGGTAAAGGCCATCACCCGCGAGACCATTCTCGAAGCGCGCGAGCGCCTCGACGGCCGCGCCTTCGACGAGATCCGACCCGTAACCTGCGAGGTCGGCATCCTGCCTCGCACCCACGGCTCCGCCCTATTCACCCGTGGCGAAACCCAGGCCCTCGTGACCTGCACCCTCGGCACGTCTGACGATTCCCAGCTCATCGAAAGCGTCGAGGGCGATCGCCGAGAGTCGTTCATGCTTCACTACAACTTCCCGCCGTTTTCGGTTGGAGAAGCACGTTTTCTGCGCGGTCCCGGACGGCGTGAGATCGGCCACGGCGCCCTCGCCCGACGTGCTCTGACACCGGTGGTACCCGACGACGAGGACTTTCCCTATACGCTCCGCGTCGTATCCGACATTCTCGAATCCAACGGCTCCTCATCGATGGCCTCCGTATGCGGCGGATCGATGTCGATGATGGACGCCGGCGTACCCCTCAAGAGCCCGGTCGCAGGCATCGCGATGGGCCTGGTATCGGAGGGTGACAAGTACGGCGTCCTGACCGACATCGCCGGCCAGGAGGACCATTACGGCGACATGGACTTCAAGGTCGCCGGAACGGCCAACGGCATCACCGCCCTGCAGATGGACATCAAGGTCGAAGGCCTGAGCCGCCAGATCCTCGAAGAGGCGATGGAACAGGCACGCGTCGGTCGAATGCAGCTCCTCGACAGCATGGCGCAGGCCATCAGTGAAGGTCGGGAGGACATCTCGCCGTATGCTCCTCGGATCATTCAGATCAAGATTGACGTCGATCAGATCCGCAACGTGATCGGCCCCGGTGGCAAGATGATTCGCCATATCGTCGACACCACAGGCGCCAAGATCAACGTCGAGGACGATGGCACGGTGCAGATTGCGACATCCGACGGAGATGCTGCGAAGAAGGCCATCCACATGATCGAGAGCCTCACAAGGACGCCGGAGATCGGTGAGGAATTCGACGGCATCGTTCGTCGCATCGAGCCCTATGGCGCCTTTGTCGAGATTCTGCCGAATCACGATGGCCTGGTCCACATCTCCGAGCTCTCCCTCGAGCGCATCCCGGATATCCGGGACGTTCTCACCGAGGGCGACGAACTCAAGGTCCGAATCATCGATATCGATGCCAACGACCGCATCAAGCTGTCGCGCCGGGTCATTCTCGAGGACGAGGCTCGGGCGCGCGGGGACGATATTCCAGAGCGCGACGCCCGCCCGCCTCGTGACAACCGCCGCGGTGGACGGCCAAGCGGCGGACGTGGTCGCGACAATCGCCGTAGCGGGGGAAGGGATCGACGTCCGCGCCGAGACTGAACGAGAATCGAATATCCGCCTGTCACAAACCGGCCGAAAGGCCGGTTTCTTGCGTCCGATCCCGATCCCGGTCCCGATGCCGGTCCCGATGGCCGCCTCGATGACCCGAGCTCGAGTGATTGATCATCCAGCATATTTACGTGCAAGTGACCTGATTTGAGACATTTCAGGAGCGAGATGGGGAGCGTAATGGGGATCGAAGGCGCCTTCGGCGCCTATTGCCGCAGTGCGACAAAAATGCCTTGATTTCTTGCCGCAGTTCGGAGAGAATGAATGAGTGTTCATTCACTTTTCGTATACTGAAAGCCATTTGCCCTAAGGAGGCCTCCCGTGGAATACAAAGTCGACCTGCGTGACATCAAGTTCCAGCTCTTCGAGTGGCTCAAGCTCGGCGAGATGCTCGAGCACGAGAAATTCGCCGACTGGGATGCCGAAAACGTCGAAATGGTGATCACCGAAGGCCTCAAGATCGCACAGGAGCAGATGGCACCCTGCAACGAGGACGGCGACCGGATCGGGGCGCAGTACGCCGACGGCAAGGTCACCCTGCCCGATTCTTTCAAGCCCGTATACCAGACGATCTGCGAGGGTGGCTGGATAGGTTTGCTCGCCGATCCGGAGTTCGGTGGCATGGGCCTCCCCGATACGCTCGGCCTGGCGGTCAGCGAGTTCTTCAACGGTGCGAACGTGTCACTGTCACTCACCCTGATGCTCACACGCGGTGCAGGCGCCATGATCGCTGGTGTCGGCACCGATGAGCAGAAGACGCTGTTCGTGGAGAAACTCTACTCGGGCGAGTGGACCGGAACCATGTGCCTGACCGAGGCGCAGGCCGGATCGGACGTTGGCGCTTCGACGACCAAGGCGGTCAAGCAGGATGACGGCTCGTACTCGATCTCCGGCGAGAAAATTTTCATTACCGGTGGCGATCACGATCTCGCCGAGAACATCATCCATCTGGTGCTCGCCCGCACGCCGGACGCACCTGCCGGCACCAAAGGGCTCTCGCTCTTTATCATTCCGAAGATCAGAGTCAACTCGGACGGATCTCTCGGCGAGCCAAACGATGTTTTCACCAACAACATCGAGGAGAAGATGGGCATCCACGGCTCGCCCACCTGCACCCTCGTCTTCGGTCAAAACGACGGCTGTCAGGGCTTTCTCCTCGGCGAGGAGCTGCAGGGCATGAAACTGATGTTCCACCTGATGAATGCAGCTCGAATCGACGTCGGGCTGCAGGGTCTGGCGGCTGCGGGTGCGGCTCACCAACAGGCACTCGGATACGCGCGCGAGCGGCTCCAGAGCCGACATTGGAAGGAGCTCAGAAACCCCGACGCGCCGCAGGTCGCAATCGTCGAGCACCCCGACGTGCGACGGATGCTGCTGTCATCGAAATCATACGTCGAAGCAATGCGGGCGTTGCTGCTGCAAACCGCCTATTACGTCGACATGTCCCGCCTCACCGAGGGCGAGGAGAGCGAGCGATATCATAGCTACGTCGAGATGCTGACCCCAATTTGCAAGGCCTGGTGCTCCGAGTGGGGCGTCCAGGTCACTCACTGGTGCCTACAAGTGCACGGCGGCTACGGTTACACCGCAGAATATCCGGCCGAACAGATGATGCGTGATGCGGAGATCGCCTGTATCTACGAGGGCACCAACGGCATCCAGGCGCTCGACTTCGTCGCCCGAAAGCTGCCGATGAACAACGGTCAGACAATTCGCGAACTGTTGGGCATGGCAGAGGGCACCTTCAAGAAACTTCGCAACGACCCGGAGATGATGGAGCCGGCCTGGATGCTCGCCGCCGCCCTCAAACAGATCGAAACCATCTCCAAGGAGATCACCAAGCGGCCAGACGCGATCCAGCTCGTCCTTCTCAACGCGCCACCACTCCTCGACATGGTCGGCACGGTACTCGGAGCCCACTACCTGATGGACCAGGCCGTGCTCGCCAAGAAGGAACTGGCTGCGATCCTCGAGAAGAACAGCATCGGCACTGACGATAAGAAGGCCTACAAGGAATTCCTCAAGGACAACGAGGAAGCGGCCTTCTACCACAACAAGGTGCAGACCGCGATCCACT from Acidobacteriota bacterium includes these protein-coding regions:
- the truB gene encoding tRNA pseudouridine(55) synthase TruB, giving the protein MSRRRPARFHGLLPVFKKAGPTSHDVVDMARKALHERRIGHTGTLDPMAEGLLLLCVGQATRLQQFLLLWDKTYKGEIKLGHATTTYDNEGEVIEPACTPPPLDQGSLDRITERFHGEIQQVPPPYSAKKIAGKKLYELARNGETVTPEPKTVVVHEFQLSPAGDDLLSLLVRTSSGFYVRSLAHDIGTALGCGGHLHHLHRSAIGPYSTDRALSQETLLNAESAEEIVNGDAWIPLEKVELPFPEIELNPAAVQRFTHGQEVVVLNAGPSDLEKDSKVIVRDAENHLLGIASVRSVLARGRTLNIAPSMVLGTSSETTARPGSKS
- a CDS encoding acyl-CoA dehydrogenase; this encodes MEYKVDLRDIKFQLFEWLKLGEMLEHEKFADWDAENVEMVITEGLKIAQEQMAPCNEDGDRIGAQYADGKVTLPDSFKPVYQTICEGGWIGLLADPEFGGMGLPDTLGLAVSEFFNGANVSLSLTLMLTRGAGAMIAGVGTDEQKTLFVEKLYSGEWTGTMCLTEAQAGSDVGASTTKAVKQDDGSYSISGEKIFITGGDHDLAENIIHLVLARTPDAPAGTKGLSLFIIPKIRVNSDGSLGEPNDVFTNNIEEKMGIHGSPTCTLVFGQNDGCQGFLLGEELQGMKLMFHLMNAARIDVGLQGLAAAGAAHQQALGYARERLQSRHWKELRNPDAPQVAIVEHPDVRRMLLSSKSYVEAMRALLLQTAYYVDMSRLTEGEESERYHSYVEMLTPICKAWCSEWGVQVTHWCLQVHGGYGYTAEYPAEQMMRDAEIACIYEGTNGIQALDFVARKLPMNNGQTIRELLGMAEGTFKKLRNDPEMMEPAWMLAAALKQIETISKEITKRPDAIQLVLLNAPPLLDMVGTVLGAHYLMDQAVLAKKELAAILEKNSIGTDDKKAYKEFLKDNEEAAFYHNKVQTAIHFAYRALPTVAAKGAAIRSGEKTPFYAIM
- the rpsO gene encoding 30S ribosomal protein S15, whose translation is MSHFDAQKTSIIDEFRTHPTDTGSPEVQVALLTRRIQYLTEHFKVYKKDFHSRRGLLRLVGRRRRLLEYLKAKDITRYRQLVEKLGLRG
- the rbfA gene encoding 30S ribosome-binding factor RbfA, with the protein product MAHNKNFDRNARLEGEIRSVLSDLLLSEVNDPRLKDVTVSSIRLSADRSKARVFYSVIGDPEREREAGDGFAAATSFMRKQLGRRMRLRVVPSLEFLRDTSYEYGDRMERLFDRLSDEGLIPGDDGDEGHEEDTP
- a CDS encoding bifunctional oligoribonuclease/PAP phosphatase NrnA, with product MSNVSSDPHDAAIMLKEAYRALITCHRNPDGDAIGSELAIAELGGRIGVDSVIVNRDETPTNLCMLPGADHIRIADDLPEDFPEKYDLVIAVECPDLERSGFAGLTRLPILNIDHHPGNQAFGVVNYLDEEAPAVGEMVWKLYGEVGVMPSPDAATNLFAALATDTGDFRYSNATGRAFRVAAEMVDAGADPPRVANWVHNNRSLASVMLLGEALRTLRIQCDGKLALITADQEAFQKSNAGPEDTEEIINIPRSIAGVEAVAFFKQWEAGVVRVSLRSRGDVDVRRVATAFGGGGHVNAAGCTVKGELAEVEAQVASAIAAALGCTG
- the pnp gene encoding polyribonucleotide nucleotidyltransferase, whose product is MNVVKKTVEIDGKTLSFESGIIAKQADGSTVVRMGDTIVLVTACSEESQRQGVDFLPLTVDYRENTYASGRIPGGFFKREGRPTEREILTCRVIDRGLRPLFPDGYYRETQVIAWVLSADDKFNSDIYGISGASLALLMAKKIPFTEAIAGVRIGRVDGQMVVFPTFDELARSELDLVVAGTEDALAMVECGATELSESVILDALDLAHQEIKKIIALQHEFVAELGVVKDDFVPEPRPWPAEFEEEIKGRWTDELREALKVRGKFEQKDAVNAVRDKAIAELPEDEADEKTPWVKNIFGSMVKAITRETILEARERLDGRAFDEIRPVTCEVGILPRTHGSALFTRGETQALVTCTLGTSDDSQLIESVEGDRRESFMLHYNFPPFSVGEARFLRGPGRREIGHGALARRALTPVVPDDEDFPYTLRVVSDILESNGSSSMASVCGGSMSMMDAGVPLKSPVAGIAMGLVSEGDKYGVLTDIAGQEDHYGDMDFKVAGTANGITALQMDIKVEGLSRQILEEAMEQARVGRMQLLDSMAQAISEGREDISPYAPRIIQIKIDVDQIRNVIGPGGKMIRHIVDTTGAKINVEDDGTVQIATSDGDAAKKAIHMIESLTRTPEIGEEFDGIVRRIEPYGAFVEILPNHDGLVHISELSLERIPDIRDVLTEGDELKVRIIDIDANDRIKLSRRVILEDEARARGDDIPERDARPPRDNRRGGRPSGGRGRDNRRSGGRDRRPRRD